One window of the Methylovirgula sp. HY1 genome contains the following:
- the proS gene encoding proline--tRNA ligase, with the protein MRLSRYFLPILRETPKEAEIVSHRLMLRAGMIRQEAAGIYAWLPLGFKVLQKVTQIVREEMDRAGAIELLMPTLQLADLWRESGRYEAYGPEMLRIKDRHERELLYGPTNEDMITEIFRAYVKSYRDLPKILYHIQWKFRDEQRPRFGVMRGREFLMKDAYSFDIDEAAARRSYHRMFVAYLRIFARMGLQAIPMQAETGPIGGDLSHEFIILAETGESGVYCNADVLNLPIPDAGIDYDSDLAQIVQDWTTLYAATEDVHDAATFERETPEEKRIHRRGIEVGQVFYFGDKYATPMRALITGSDGVERPFMGGSYGVGVSRLVGALIEANHDEAGIIWPEEVAPFRVGIANLKVGDAASDAASLQIYQALEKAKIDVLYDDTDERPGAKFATLDMIGLPYQLIVGPKGLAAGTVELKTRATGARENLSIDAAIAKLTAKT; encoded by the coding sequence ATGCGTCTGTCCCGTTATTTTTTGCCGATCCTGCGTGAAACGCCGAAGGAAGCCGAGATCGTTTCGCATCGTTTGATGCTGCGCGCCGGCATGATCCGGCAGGAGGCGGCCGGCATTTATGCTTGGCTGCCGCTCGGCTTCAAAGTGCTGCAGAAAGTGACGCAGATCGTGCGCGAAGAAATGGATCGGGCCGGTGCGATCGAGCTTTTGATGCCGACATTGCAACTCGCCGATCTCTGGCGCGAATCCGGGCGCTATGAGGCCTATGGGCCGGAGATGCTGCGAATCAAGGATCGGCATGAGCGCGAATTGCTTTATGGGCCGACCAATGAAGACATGATCACCGAAATTTTTCGGGCCTATGTCAAAAGCTATCGCGATCTGCCGAAGATCCTCTACCACATCCAATGGAAATTCCGCGACGAGCAGCGGCCGCGATTCGGCGTCATGCGGGGCCGCGAGTTTCTGATGAAGGATGCTTATTCCTTCGATATTGACGAAGCGGCGGCGCGGCGTTCCTACCATCGCATGTTCGTCGCCTACTTGCGGATCTTCGCGCGCATGGGCTTGCAGGCCATTCCGATGCAGGCCGAGACCGGCCCGATCGGCGGCGATCTGAGCCATGAATTCATTATTTTGGCTGAGACCGGCGAGTCGGGTGTCTATTGCAACGCGGACGTTCTCAATCTGCCGATTCCAGATGCCGGCATCGACTATGACAGCGATCTTGCGCAGATTGTGCAGGATTGGACCACGCTTTATGCCGCGACCGAAGATGTGCATGATGCGGCGACATTCGAACGCGAGACCCCGGAAGAAAAGCGCATCCACAGGCGCGGCATCGAAGTCGGGCAGGTGTTTTATTTCGGCGACAAATATGCGACGCCGATGCGGGCTCTGATCACCGGGTCCGACGGCGTCGAGCGGCCCTTCATGGGGGGCTCATATGGTGTCGGCGTTTCTCGCCTCGTAGGCGCCTTGATTGAGGCCAATCATGATGAAGCTGGAATCATCTGGCCTGAAGAAGTCGCGCCCTTCCGGGTTGGGATCGCCAATCTCAAAGTCGGTGACGCGGCGAGCGATGCGGCATCCTTGCAAATCTATCAGGCGCTCGAAAAGGCCAAGATCGATGTGCTTTATGACGATACGGACGAGCGGCCGGGAGCGAAATTCGCGACTTTGGACATGATCGGCCTGCCGTATCAGCTGATTGTCGGGCCAAAGGGCCTGGCGGCGGGGACCGTCGAATTGAAGACGCGGGCGACGGGCGCACGCGAAAATCTATCGATCGACGCTGCGATCGCCAAGCTGACGGCAAAAACGTGA
- a CDS encoding lipoprotein-releasing ABC transporter permease subunit, with amino-acid sequence MIAMRYLRARRKEGYVSVIAGFSFLGIMLGVATLIVVMSVMNGFHKELLDKIVGINGHIFLQAADKPLTDYNLVAKRALSVPGVDLAIPMVEGSAFVSSSFAQNGAGALVRGVPGSDIAHLPGIAGHVKSGTLKGFAASGGAAIGQRLADNLNLRVGDKIKIITASGAQTPFGVVPRVKSYTVVAIFQIGMAEFDSIFVYLPLSEAQAFFNKDKQASVIEIFLHDPEKIDAMRAAIQTAVQQPVIMTDWRQRNRTFFDALNVERNVMFVILTLIVLVAALNIISGLIMLVKDKSHDIAILRTMGATRGAIMRIFLITGASIGIAGTFAGFLLGLAVADNVETIREMLNRLLHANFFPAELYFLSQLPAIVDPRDVISVVGMTLVLSILATIYPSWRAARLDPVEALRYE; translated from the coding sequence ATGATCGCCATGCGCTATCTGCGGGCGCGGCGCAAGGAAGGCTATGTTTCCGTCATTGCCGGCTTTTCGTTTCTCGGCATCATGTTGGGCGTCGCCACGTTAATCGTCGTGATGTCGGTGATGAACGGTTTTCATAAGGAACTACTCGACAAGATCGTCGGCATCAACGGCCATATTTTTCTGCAGGCGGCGGATAAGCCGCTCACGGATTATAATCTCGTCGCCAAGCGTGCCCTGAGCGTTCCGGGCGTCGATCTCGCGATTCCGATGGTCGAGGGTTCGGCGTTCGTTTCGTCCTCATTCGCGCAAAATGGCGCCGGTGCCTTGGTGCGCGGTGTGCCGGGGTCCGACATCGCGCATCTGCCCGGCATTGCCGGCCATGTGAAGAGCGGCACGCTGAAGGGATTTGCCGCCTCGGGCGGCGCCGCGATCGGGCAGAGACTCGCCGATAATCTCAATCTGCGGGTTGGCGACAAGATCAAAATCATCACGGCTTCCGGGGCGCAAACGCCGTTTGGCGTGGTGCCGCGGGTGAAGTCTTACACGGTGGTCGCGATTTTCCAGATCGGCATGGCGGAGTTCGACAGCATTTTCGTCTATCTGCCGCTGTCTGAGGCGCAGGCTTTCTTCAATAAGGATAAGCAGGCGAGCGTCATCGAGATCTTTTTGCACGATCCGGAGAAGATCGACGCCATGCGCGCGGCCATACAGACCGCAGTTCAGCAGCCGGTGATCATGACCGACTGGCGTCAGCGCAACCGCACCTTCTTCGACGCGCTCAACGTCGAACGCAATGTGATGTTCGTCATCCTCACTCTGATTGTCTTGGTCGCAGCGCTCAACATCATCTCCGGCCTGATCATGCTGGTGAAGGACAAGAGCCACGACATCGCGATTCTGCGCACGATGGGGGCGACGCGCGGTGCGATCATGCGGATCTTTTTGATCACCGGCGCTTCGATCGGCATCGCGGGCACTTTTGCCGGCTTTCTTCTCGGCCTTGCCGTCGCCGACAATGTCGAGACGATTCGAGAGATGCTGAATCGCCTTCTTCACGCGAATTTCTTTCCGGCCGAACTCTATTTCCTGTCGCAGCTTCCTGCCATTGTCGATCCGCGCGATGTCATCTCCGTCGTCGGCATGACCCTGGTCCTTTCGATCCTCGCCACCATCTACCCGTCTTGGCGGGCGGCGCGGCTCGATCCGGTCGAAGCGCTACGCTACGAGTGA